A single window of Enoplosus armatus isolate fEnoArm2 chromosome 22, fEnoArm2.hap1, whole genome shotgun sequence DNA harbors:
- the LOC139304849 gene encoding dnaJ homolog subfamily B member 9-like has product MATAQSVLLLAVHILLISEFILAKRDYYDILGVPKDATERQIKKAFHKLALKYHPDRNKGPNAEAKFREIAEAYETLSDDKRRREYDQFGHGPSPGEGHRGGAGGDYNFNQHYQSFNFNFDDMFKDFDSFGQQQRHQHHFHSHSQHQAHQKRHFDSHFQAHQEAMNRQRRQFQQTGFGGGLFDDMFEDLEKMFSFNSHSSRTDSRFQGTGKQHCRTVTQRRGNMVTTFTDCS; this is encoded by the exons ATGGCCACAGCGCAGTCGGTGTTGCTGCTCGCAGTGCATATTCTGCTGATCTCGGAGTTCATCCTGGCCAAGAGAGACTACTACGACATACTGGGGGTGCCCAAAGATGCCACTGAACGCCAGATCAAGAAGGCCTTCCATAAGCTGGCCCTGAAGTACCACCCAGACCGAAACAAGGGCCCAAACGCCGAGGCCAAGTTCAGAGAAATAGCAGAGG CATACGAGACGTTATCAGATGATAAGAGGAGGCGAGAGTACGACCAGTTTGGCCACGGCCCATCGCCAGGGGAgggccacagaggaggagcaggaggcgaCTACAACTTCAACCAGCACTACCAGTCcttcaacttcaactttgaTGACATGTTCAAAGACTTTGACTCTTTTGGTCAGCAACAGCGACACCAACACCACTTCCACTCCCACTCCCAACACCAAGCCCACCAAAAGAGACACTTTGACAGCCACTTCCAGGCCCATCAGGAGGCTAtgaacagacagaggaggcagtTTCAGCAGACAGGCTTTGGTGGGGGACTCTTTGATGACATGTTTGAGGACTTGGAGAAGATGTTCTCCTTTAACTCGCACAGCTCCAGGACTGACAGCAGATTCCAGGGCACAGGAAAGCAGCACTGCAGGACAGTGACCCAGCGTAGGGGGAACATGGTGACCACCTTCACCGACTGCTCCTGA